The region GCAGTGCGATTACATTTAATTGAAACCACATAGACTTTTGTTGGCAAATGCACCCCCCACTCCTGCGACCAGCCTACGGGCCTGGTTTCTTGACGTCAAGAAGCTTCAATCGCCATCGTGAAAGCAATTTCGTGATTCGATACGTTTAAcgtctaacgttttgtcgtgttttacgcgcaaaagatcacgctagatagcaaaacACACAGGAGACACAGAGCTGCAGCTGTTTTTCCACCCCCGTTTTCTAACTTAAATgaatcttgtttgttgtgttattaaaGTGAATGTAGTGAAGTGTTTTGATGGATGGTTAATTCGTTCAATTCTAAGCTTGTATGCCTATAATTATCTAATGAATATGCTAGGAAATTAACCCTAATACAGATTAaagtgagtttgctggttcTGTAGGTCATAGACAGATTTAGCTGCTGTGGGGCGTGGCTTATGATACAACTGGACCCTCTCTTTCAAAAAATTCTGTATCCGCACCTGTTACcagtttgtgtgcgtgtgtgtgtgtgtgtgtgtgtgtgtgtgtgtgtgtgtgtgtgtgtgtgtgtgtgtgtgtatgtggtgagACTTGGGCAATCACTCAAGTAGATATTCGAAGACTGAACACTTTTCATATGCGCTGTATTAGATCTATCTTGGGTGTAtcaagactgaacaagataagaaattccttcaatttgaaatctgccAAGGAAGAACAAATTGAaagtcaaattcaacatcaaagattgcAGTGGCTTGGTCATTTACAAAAGATGAACATCTCTCGTtcacaaaagttgttgctgagaagcaagttgcatAATGTGAAACGCCCTCAGAATGGTCCAAACAACAGGTGGATTGGTACCATTCAACGAGACCtggtgtcattgaatattgacccGTCACAAGCCAATGACCGCTCTTCTTGGTGAAAACTTCTGCGAtgccgaagcccatagtgggtatggcggaattccaggttccaggtgtgtgtgtgtgtgtgtgtgtgtgtgtgtgtgtgtgtgtgtgtgtgtgtgtgtgtgtgtgtgtgtgtgtacaagttCAATACTCTACAGCTCTATTACTGGCTCACTCGACTTACATACCATCATTtgtacaaaatacaaataaaacacaatATATGTCAAACTTTAGAAGTATCAGTCTCTCCCACTAAACCACCGTTCACGTAGAAGTCTCCACTAGTCGTTAGAAGaggagtcacgtgactagaaCTATCATGCACGTTGAGCGGTTTAACATCAATGAGATGGTTGACCGAACGAAGCATTCCGTTCACAGAAGGCGTATTCTTGTGTACAACAGTCTGATGCAGTTTGCCCAACTTCAACACCTCTAGTGTCCTCTTCTCCCAGTAAGGTCGACCGATAGAACTTCTCACCAGAGTGACAGCAAGCAGTCTCGTAACGTCCTGACGACCAGACATCTCTCAAGAGACGGGATACCCACGTGATATCAAACTTTCCGTCGTGAACCCCGGATGTTATTTGCGTGTTGGCATGTTATCCCGGATGTATCAAGGGATGGCGTCTTGTGATAGTTTCCTTGTTGATGATTTGGCTACGTTGGCCGAGCTGACTGAGAAATCTCTGTTAGAGCATCTCAAACGCCGCTATGGCGAAGGAATAATCTACGTGAGTGGGACGTGCACGCGAATGTTTGGAATGACAAAACGTTTATTTTGCGCCTTCTCTTTCCGTTTGTACAACTAGACGTACGTCGGAGACATTCTCGTCGCAGTGAATCCGTTCAAGTACCTTCGTCTCTACACTGACGAGGTATAGACGACAGGTGCCACATATTGAGTGTACAGTAGTAGGGCGTGggtagcctcgcgtagccagactttcTTTGCCATTATAGTTCCCTGTACGCGAGACTAGGGCGTGGGCGGTTACATAACTTAAGCACTTGAATAGTTTTGTCATGTGTTCATTGAAAAGCTTGTGAATTTGTATTCTGTATGGTAGTTAGTTGAGAAATTGCTGCAAACGTGTACTGCtgatattttatttattatttatatatttatttatttatttatttatttactatttatatatatatatatttatttatttatttactatttatatatttatttatttatttatttatttactatttatatatttatttatttatttatttatttatttactatttatatatttatttatttatttatttatttatttactatttatatatttatttatttatttatttatttatttactatttatatatttatttatttatttatttatttactatttatatatttatttatttatttatttatttactatttatatatatatatatatatatatatatatatatatatatatatatatatatatatatatatgtgtcgtgctcaaccagatcagtctggtttgtaaagtctattacaagtaccggaagcaaaccctgcttcagaagtacttagaccatcacggctgtctagaaagaagacatgactttacgaaggatccgagtagatcccagaagcactgttttctgtaagtgctgcaggttgtgatgacctggaataatgtccagccaccgtgcaatacctgcgtgcactgtgcccaaagctcccaagaccaccggaaccaccagtgttcgacaatgccacatgcggcttatctccactcgcaagtcgctgtacttcgccaacttctcagcatgtttcttgccaatgttgccatcagcaggacagctgatatcaataagaagacaagtgtttgtcttcttatttctgagacagatgtctggacgattggctttgatcttcctggcagtggggatggtggtatcccacatcatagtaatgtcatccgtctccacaagcctatcaggatgatgccggtaccatctgcatatatatatatatatatatatttatttatttatttatttactatttatatatttatttatttatttatttatttactatttatgtatttatttatttatttatttatttactatttatatatttatttatttatttatttactatttatatatttatttatttatttatttatttactatttatatatttatttatttatttatttatttactatttatatatttatttatttatttatttatttactatttatatatttatttatttatttatttatttatttatttactatttatatatttatttatttatttatttatttactatttatatatttatttatttatttatttatttactatttatatatatatatatatatatatatatatatatatatatatatatattccgtccattgggcggttataaaaaaaaaatatatcataaaaaaaaatatatatatatatatatatatatatttatttatttatttatttactatttatatatttatttatttatttatttatttactatttatgtatttatttatttatttatttatttactatttatatatttatttatttatttatttactatttatatatttatttatttatttatttatttactatttatatatttatttatttatttatttatttactatttatatatttatttatttatttatttatttatttatttactatttatatatttatttatttatttatttatttactatttatatatttatttatttatttatttatttatttatttactatttatatatttatttatttatttatttgtttgtttatttatgtatttatttatttatttactatttatttatttatttatttatgtacttatttatttatttatttatttactatttatttatttatttatgtacttatttatttatttatttactatttatttatttatttatttatttactatttatttatttatttatttatttactatttatttatgatttatttatgtacttatttattattatttatatttaattatacaGTATCAGCTAGTGCTACATGTTTGCCCAATACCTCACAAAGAAAATAGCAGCATTTTGACGAGCTACCTTACTTGAGCTCATTTGTTCAAATAGTTTAATCAGTGTTTTCGCTGgaaattttttattgttaGCCACTTGGCTAAAGGAGTTCGTTCATTAGTAGCCATACACTTTATTTCAGAGCCAAGAAAAATTGcccaaacatcaaacagctAAGCAAGGAAAGACAACAACCCTTTTATTGATTCAAGTTTAATTGATTAACCTGGTCGGTAGGACAGGCAGCATTTATCAATTACAACTAATCTGGAATGTGACCTTGGAAAGGCGAAGTCTAGCCATTGACTATCAGGGAAGGACACGGACGGAGTGAGACTGAGTCGAGTCTATTCAGTGTCATCCttcttaagcctggttcacaatattgatgaTGACGCCGGcgttgatgctgacgctgacgctatTCCAGCATTGGCATctgcgtcaacatcaaagaatgCTGCCTGCATTGAGGcagtgtctttgatgttgacgctcagctgagcgtcagcggCAATATTATGAACCAGCCTTTAGCTACTAGTATATATACCAAAATTTAAAAGCTTTATCAACatcaaagtcttgaagttttgGCACTTATATGCTCAGCATCATTAGcggtgtacatgtatgcaaaAAGCACCCGCTCTGTGCAGGGCATACAGAGCATTCGCGATAGATGGTCTGGTCCTTGGAGCTCCAGTGCGTTGCACTAATTGCTATAATTCTTAGCACACTGTAGCCACAGTAGGGGCTGTGCTTGCAAGATCTGATCCAAAGGCGTACTCAGTACACTGTAACACCTAGCCAAATTGGCAAGGAGGCATTACCATTTTATTAGCAACGACttctatttgtagcatttggctatttggcGATCGTCCAGCGGAAACactaattagttaacattgtattgtaaatttgtttatatttaGGTCCATGATCAGTATCGCAGTGTGCAGCATCGTGTATTTGTTCGACCACACGTCTACGCGTTGGTCGACTCGGCATATCAAGCACTAAGACGTAACGGGCAGAGTCAGTGTTGTGTCGTCAGTGGAGAGTCGGGAGCCGGAAAGACGGAGACAGCAAAGTTCTTTGTGCAGCATCTACTAAAACTGTGTCGTTCCAAACAGCCTGCACTGCAGTATCAAATAGTTGAAGTAAAATGTGATTTCTACTGTTTCCATGGTTACATTAATGTTGGCATTTTATagcattttgtttttatttatttatttatatattatttatttatttatttatctatttttgtatttatttatttattattatttattatttatttatttatttattatttatttatctattaattactatttatctatttattatttatctatttttttaaatttattgatttatcttaatttatgcattttatttatctatttattttaatttatatattttatttatttatttattatttatttattttatttattttatttattttatttattttatttattttatttattttatttattttatttattttatttattttatttattttattcatttattctatttatttatttatttattttatttatttatttttttatgtatttatttattatttgtttattttattatttatttatttatttatttataaaaataaataaataaaaataaataaataagtaattaaataaataaataataaataaatacataaataaataaatctatttattatattttgtgACGTTTTTGTGTATCAGGCTGCTGCcttatttgttatttgtcgTTTGTTTTGCAACATGTGATCGTGTTATAGTTGCAGTTTTGTTCTTATTGttgttaatttatatttttgtgcTACTGTTATGTACTGATCCGTATTGTTGTTTCTCAGTCGAGTCCGTTGTTGGAGGCGTTTGGAAATGCAAAAACGATTGCAAACGATAATTCAAGTCGATTTGGAAAATATCTGGAAATTTACTTTACCACGGATGGTGTAGTCACGGGAGGTATGTATGTTAGCTTGTATCTACTCAGTCTTCTTGATGTAAAGTGGTTTTAATGGTACTTGGTGACGTCTAGTTTTCATGTTCTTTGGGTGTGCTCACAGAGTGTTCTCGCCAGGATTTTGTCTCAACCGGAAGTACTAATTAACTTATGATGTCATACATAAAATATGACATCATACATAAAGATGATGTCATACATAAAGATAACATCATACATATGAGATGACATCATTTCTGATTTGCAAATTTCGAAATAGGATGGATGCCTTCATAAACAATTTTTTCATGTGTACTTACTACTATTTACTAGAACCGAAACGTCACTTTTATGATCTACAGCTCTCTTTAGATGGTCTAACTAGGCAAAGACTCATATGTAGAAGGTAGGGGTGTACAAACATGGGCGTCTTCCGTAAACACCATTCCAACTGTGGTACTGCAGCACAGGTGTACACATGCCACGATCAGTAATTAGCCAATGACAACAAGCAGAGGATGATGCAAAAGCATGGAGCATGCTGCCATGAAATTTAGAGCTTCATTTCTGTGACAGATAAGTCAGATAAGCCACATGCGGGTTGCACTAGCTAATAACCCGGAAACGACCCCTACAGACCATTACTGAATATGTCATGGGGAATTTGAATGTTTGGGTTGCATTTACGCCCTACTGCTAAGACATTGTTTGTGGACCACGTACCCGGCAAAATGCCGTCATGGACGTTACTGGTGAGAAGACTGCTCATTGATTGGGTTGTTGTAATTAAACGATCTCACAATGGCTTAATTAAAATGGATGATGACACTAGTTGTAGCATACGTATTTGTTAGTCAGAAAATCAAGATTGATTTCATTCGTATAATCACGATCATTCAGTGTATATAGAATGTTGTAGCAACAACCTGCAGTCAGCATGGAATGTGCATGAACGTAACCCATTGCTTGAAATCATAACTATTAATCTGTTTTAGGTTCAAGATATATACTGTGGAGCAGAGCTTGTAtgagttgtgtttgtcttttgtagCGATTCTGAGTGAATACTTGTTAGAGAAATCAAGGGTTGTTCACCATGGTAAAGTGAGTTATGCACGTACAATAACACGACAACACAGTTAGTGTGCATTTTGTTGGTATTGTACACACGGTACCTactttggtgtgtgtgtgtgtgtgtgtctgtgtctgtgtgtgtgtgtgtgtgtgtgtgtgtgtgtgtgtgtgtgtgtgtgtgtgtgtgtgtgtgcatgcgtgcatgcgtgtttgtgtgtgtgtgtgtgtgtgtgtgtgtgtgtgtgtgtgtgtgtgtgtgtgtgtgtgtctgtgactgtgtgtgtgtgtctgtgactgtgtgtgtgtgtgtgtgcgcacgtgtgggtgtgtctgtgtgtgtgtgtgtgtgtgtgtgtgcgcgcacgtgtgggtgtgtctgtgtgtgtgtgtctgtgtgtgtgtgtctgtgtgtgtgtgtctgtgtgtgtgtgtgtgtgtgtgtgtgtgtgtgtgtgtgtgtgtgtgtgtgtgtgtgtgtgtgtgtgtgtgtgtgtgtgtgtgtgtgtgtgtgtgtgtgtgtgtgtgtgtgtgtgtgttgcacgCACATGTACCAAAACATCGTATATACTAATATCTAAATTTTTTGCTTAATTTTTTATGCTTTCTAATAGAGATTAAAATTGTATTACAAGTTGTCATGGTGCACTCATCATGATCACGTTGATGTCTCAGCTTGTGATTTTGTAGGGCGAGCAGAACTTCCATGTTTTCTACTACATCTTTGCAGGTCTCTCTCAATCTGAGTTGGCTGCATTTGGTCTGTCAACATATGACCAACACAGGTACAGACTATTGTAGACTGTAGATCATTGTATTGAATTCTAATAGAGTGTGAGCTACAGATACTTAGCAGGGAGTGGTAGAGATGTGATGACGAAGGAAGAACAGCGGGAATATCAAACTAAATTTGAAGTACTGAAGAAGTGTATGGGTGTTGTTGGGTTTTCATCTCAGGTATTATAGTTTTTAAGATACGTTTGTGCTTTTGTATCGATCAGCTTGTACTTCTCGTGTAGGATACTCTCGATATGCTGACATTGATTGCATCCATATTACACACGGGTGACATCGAGTTTGAATGTGGACCAGATGATGTGGCAAAGACAGTGAATAGAGAAAAGCTGGCAAGAGGTTGTCATTCGTCTTTTTTCTTTTATATTGCTTGTGCATTGTGTATGTACTCTgtgatttgtctgtttctcggttgtttgtctgtttgtttgtgtatctgtttgtttgtttgtttgtccatctgtttgtctgtttatttgtccatctgtttgtctgtttatttgtctgtctgtttgtctgtctttcagtgtgtctgtttgtctgtgtgttagcctgtctggttgtctgtctgttagactgtctgtttgtctgtctgttagcttgtttgtctgtgtgttagcctttctggttgtctgtttgtatgtttgtttgtctgttactctgtctgtttgtctgtctgtttgtctgtctgtctgtctgtttgtttgcctgttagtctgtctgtttgtctgtctgtttgtttgtctatttgtttgtctatctgtctgtctgtttgtctgtctgttagcttgtctgtttttctgtgtgttagcctgtctgtttgttagtctgtttgtctatctgtttgtctgtctgttagtctgtctgtttgtttgtttgtctgttagccTGTCtgttatgtgtctgtttgtctgtctgttatgtgtctgtgtgtctgtctgttagtctgtctgcttgtctgtctgtttgtctgtctgttagtctgtttgtctgttagcctgtctgttagtttgtctgtttgtctgtctgtttgtctatctgtta is a window of Corticium candelabrum chromosome 20, ooCorCand1.1, whole genome shotgun sequence DNA encoding:
- the LOC134195906 gene encoding large ribosomal subunit protein uL30-like, with amino-acid sequence MSGRQDVTRLLAVTLVRSSIGRPYWEKRTLEVLKLGKLHQTVVHKNTPSVNGMLRSVNHLIDVKPLNVHDSSSHVTPLLTTSGDFYVNGGLVGETDTSKV